Proteins found in one Sphingobium sp. V4 genomic segment:
- a CDS encoding DUF3419 family protein produces MAATADQNGHQKITDAVHRHRHLSKQGLLERAFTFAFRGLVYAQIWEDPAVDMEALAITPDSHVVTIASGGCNVLSYPTADPAKITAVDLNTAHIALNKLKLAAARTLPDHGAFHRFFAQADSKENVAAYREIVAPHLDEATRRYWEGRDLIGRRRIGGFARGIYKHGLLGRFIGAAHLLARVHGVNPRRMLDARSIEEQRMIFERELAPIFDKGFVRWLTSQPASLFGLGIPPAQFEALAGDERMDNVLKARLKKLACDFDLKDNYFAVQAFGRGYAAKNGQAEGPLPPYLQAANHDAVRMRASRVDVRHINFTDFLAGQPAASCDRYILLDAQDWMDDEQLNALWAQITRTARPGARVLFRTAGEPSILPGRVIDEVLSRWDYRAEASRDYTARDRSAIYGGVHLYVLKGER; encoded by the coding sequence ATGGCAGCCACAGCCGACCAGAATGGCCATCAGAAAATCACCGACGCGGTGCATCGCCATCGCCACCTGTCGAAGCAGGGCTTGCTGGAGCGCGCCTTCACCTTCGCCTTTCGCGGCCTGGTCTATGCGCAAATCTGGGAAGACCCGGCGGTGGACATGGAGGCGCTGGCGATCACGCCCGACAGCCATGTGGTGACGATCGCATCGGGCGGCTGCAACGTCCTGTCCTACCCGACCGCCGATCCGGCGAAGATCACGGCGGTTGACCTCAACACCGCGCATATCGCGCTCAACAAGCTCAAGCTGGCGGCGGCGCGGACCTTGCCCGACCATGGCGCCTTCCACCGTTTCTTCGCGCAGGCGGACAGCAAGGAAAATGTCGCCGCCTATCGCGAGATCGTCGCGCCGCATCTGGACGAAGCGACGCGGCGCTACTGGGAAGGGCGCGACCTGATCGGGCGACGGCGCATCGGTGGTTTCGCACGCGGCATCTACAAGCATGGTCTGCTCGGCCGCTTCATCGGCGCGGCGCATCTGCTGGCGCGGGTGCATGGGGTGAACCCCAGGCGGATGCTGGATGCCCGGAGCATCGAGGAGCAGCGCATGATCTTCGAGCGCGAACTGGCGCCGATCTTCGACAAGGGCTTCGTGCGCTGGCTGACCAGCCAGCCAGCCTCGCTGTTCGGCCTGGGCATCCCGCCGGCCCAGTTCGAGGCGCTGGCCGGGGACGAGCGGATGGACAATGTGCTCAAGGCCCGGCTGAAGAAGCTGGCCTGCGACTTCGACCTCAAGGACAATTATTTCGCGGTGCAGGCCTTTGGGCGGGGTTATGCCGCCAAAAACGGGCAAGCCGAGGGGCCGTTACCGCCCTATCTCCAGGCGGCGAACCATGATGCGGTGCGGATGCGGGCAAGCCGTGTCGACGTGCGGCACATCAATTTCACCGATTTCCTCGCCGGCCAGCCGGCCGCCTCCTGCGACCGCTACATCCTGCTCGACGCGCAGGACTGGATGGACGACGAGCAGCTGAATGCGCTCTGGGCGCAGATCACGCGGACGGCCAGGCCGGGCGCGCGGGTGCTGTTCCGCACCGCCGGGGAGCCGAGCATATTGCCGGGCCGGGTGATCGACGAGGTGCTCAGCCGCTGGGATTACAGGGCCGAGGCGTCGCGCGATTATACTGCGCGCGACCGGTCCGCCATCTATGGCGGGGTCCATCTCTATGTGCTGAAGGGCGAGCGATGA
- a CDS encoding class I SAM-dependent methyltransferase, protein MSHGQLMDGVYRYQRHIYDLTRKYYLLGRDGLIADLDPPAGGAVLEIGCGTGRNLIAVGKAWPNARLYGVDISETMLETARASVTKAGMGERVVLARGDACGFDAAALFGRARFERVFISYALSMIPEWEMALAQAARCVAPGGRLEIVDFGQQDRLPALWRRALFGWLERFHVSPRRDLKPAIERIAQDMGGFPHSRTLYRGYAVRGGVIRV, encoded by the coding sequence ATGAGCCACGGCCAGTTGATGGACGGGGTCTATCGCTACCAGCGTCATATCTATGACCTGACCCGCAAATATTATCTGCTGGGGCGCGACGGACTGATCGCCGATCTCGATCCGCCGGCGGGCGGGGCTGTGCTGGAGATTGGCTGCGGCACCGGGCGCAACCTGATCGCGGTGGGCAAGGCTTGGCCCAACGCGCGGCTCTATGGCGTCGATATCAGCGAGACGATGCTGGAGACGGCGCGGGCTTCGGTGACGAAGGCGGGCATGGGCGAACGGGTCGTACTGGCGCGGGGCGATGCCTGCGGTTTCGACGCGGCGGCGCTGTTTGGCCGGGCGCGGTTCGAGCGGGTCTTCATCAGCTATGCGCTGTCGATGATCCCGGAATGGGAGATGGCACTGGCGCAGGCTGCGCGTTGCGTCGCGCCGGGCGGTCGGCTGGAGATCGTCGATTTCGGCCAACAGGACCGGTTGCCGGCACTGTGGCGCCGGGCGCTGTTCGGTTGGCTGGAACGTTTCCATGTGTCGCCGAGGCGCGACCTAAAGCCGGCAATCGAGCGGATCGCCCAGGACATGGGCGGCTTTCCGCACAGCCGGACGCTCTATCGCGGCTATGCGGTGAGGGGCGGCGTGATCCGCGTTTGA
- the hemA gene encoding 5-aminolevulinate synthase, protein MNYKHIFSQAIDRLHEEGRYRVFIDILRNRGSYPNARCFHGHNGPKPITVWCSNDYLAMGQHPKVVAAMEEALHDVGAGSGGTRNIGGNTHYHVDLEAELADLHGKEGALLFTSGYVSNEATLSTLAKLLPGCIIFSDELNHASMIAGIRNSGCEKRVFRHNDVDHLRELLAAEDPEAPKLIAFESVYSMDGDVAPIAEICDLADEYNALTYLDEVHAVGMYGARGGGISERDEVAGRLTIIEGTLGKAFGVMGGYIAADQMIIDVIRSYAPGFIFTTSLSPVLVAGVLASVRHLKGSSEEREGQQASAALLKRLMAEAGLPVMNSVTHIVPLMVGDPVKAKRISDILLAEYGAYVQPINYPTVPRGTERLRFTPGPAHTEAMMRDLVSALVEIWDRLDLEKAERQAA, encoded by the coding sequence GTGAACTACAAACATATCTTTTCGCAAGCGATCGACCGCCTCCATGAGGAAGGCCGCTATCGGGTGTTCATCGATATCCTGCGTAATCGCGGCTCCTATCCCAACGCCCGCTGCTTTCACGGCCATAACGGTCCCAAGCCGATCACCGTATGGTGCTCCAACGACTATCTTGCCATGGGCCAGCATCCCAAGGTCGTCGCCGCCATGGAGGAAGCGCTGCACGATGTCGGCGCCGGTTCGGGCGGCACCCGCAATATCGGCGGCAACACCCATTATCATGTCGACCTGGAGGCAGAACTCGCCGACCTGCACGGCAAGGAAGGGGCGCTGCTTTTCACGTCGGGCTATGTCTCGAATGAGGCGACCCTTTCCACCCTCGCCAAGCTGCTGCCGGGCTGCATCATCTTTTCCGACGAGTTGAACCATGCCTCGATGATCGCGGGCATACGCAATTCGGGTTGCGAGAAGCGCGTCTTCCGCCACAATGACGTCGACCATCTGCGCGAACTGCTCGCCGCCGAAGACCCCGAGGCCCCCAAGCTGATCGCCTTCGAAAGCGTCTATTCGATGGACGGCGACGTCGCGCCGATCGCCGAAATCTGCGACCTTGCCGATGAATATAACGCACTGACCTATCTCGACGAAGTCCATGCCGTGGGCATGTATGGCGCGCGCGGCGGCGGCATCTCCGAACGGGACGAGGTGGCCGGCCGCCTGACCATCATCGAAGGCACGCTGGGCAAGGCGTTCGGCGTCATGGGTGGCTATATCGCCGCCGACCAGATGATCATCGACGTAATCCGCAGTTATGCGCCCGGCTTCATCTTTACCACCTCGCTCTCCCCCGTGCTGGTCGCGGGCGTGCTGGCGAGCGTGCGCCACCTCAAGGGGTCGAGTGAGGAACGCGAAGGCCAGCAGGCCTCTGCCGCGCTCCTGAAGCGTCTGATGGCCGAAGCGGGCCTGCCGGTCATGAACTCCGTCACGCATATCGTGCCGCTGATGGTAGGCGACCCGGTCAAGGCCAAGCGGATCAGCGACATATTGCTCGCCGAATATGGCGCCTATGTGCAACCTATCAACTACCCCACCGTTCCCCGCGGCACCGAACGCCTGCGCTTCACGCCGGGACCGGCCCACACCGAAGCGATGATGCGCGACCTGGTATCCGCGCTGGTCGAAATCTGGGACCGGCTGGACCTGGAAAAGGCGGAACGTCAGGCGGCCTAG
- the murI gene encoding glutamate racemase, whose protein sequence is MTVAPDAPILFFDSGVGGLSILAPARAALPTAPIVYAADSAGFPYGTKSEAEIAARVPALLGRLVERYRPRLAVIACNTASTIALQHVRAALDIPVVGTVPAIKPAALLSRSRVFGVLGTDATVRQPYVDRLAAEHGADCTVLRHGSAALVQLAESKLRGEPLDPQVARDALAGLIEQPGGDRMDMVVLACTHFPLVEQELAAAAPHPMGFVHGGDGIARRIRFLTQGQPWPDTPAPGIAVFTRVDQRVDALRPALAAYGLDRIDAL, encoded by the coding sequence ATGACGGTCGCACCAGACGCTCCCATCCTCTTCTTCGATTCCGGCGTCGGCGGGCTTTCCATCCTCGCTCCCGCCAGGGCCGCGCTGCCGACAGCGCCGATCGTCTATGCCGCCGACAGCGCCGGCTTTCCCTATGGCACCAAGAGCGAGGCGGAGATCGCAGCGCGCGTCCCCGCCCTGCTCGGACGGCTGGTCGAGCGCTACCGGCCCCGCCTCGCCGTCATCGCCTGCAACACCGCCTCGACCATCGCGCTCCAGCATGTCCGCGCCGCGCTCGACATTCCCGTGGTCGGCACCGTCCCGGCGATCAAGCCCGCCGCCCTGCTCTCCAGAAGCCGCGTCTTCGGCGTGCTCGGCACCGACGCCACCGTGCGCCAGCCCTATGTGGATCGCCTCGCCGCCGAACATGGCGCGGACTGCACCGTACTGCGCCACGGCTCCGCCGCGCTGGTGCAACTGGCCGAATCCAAGCTGCGCGGCGAGCCGCTCGACCCGCAGGTCGCCCGCGACGCGCTCGCCGGCCTGATCGAGCAGCCGGGCGGCGACCGGATGGACATGGTCGTCCTCGCCTGCACCCATTTTCCGCTGGTGGAGCAGGAACTGGCCGCCGCCGCGCCCCATCCCATGGGGTTCGTCCATGGTGGCGATGGCATCGCCCGCCGCATCCGCTTTCTGACGCAGGGCCAGCCCTGGCCCGACACTCCGGCGCCCGGCATCGCGGTCTTCACCCGCGTGGACCAGAGGGTGGACGCGCTTCGCCCGGCGCTCGCAGCCTATGGCCTCGACCGCATCGACGCGCTTTGA
- the plsY gene encoding glycerol-3-phosphate 1-O-acyltransferase PlsY has product MTPPWLLPAFVLVLGYLLGSVPFGLILTRVTGAGDLRQIGSGNIGATNVLRTGRKGLAAATLLLDLLKGAAAVLIGAALVDGGGPMAGAMAFIGHCYPVWLRFAGGKGVATMMGVVTALHWPAGCIFAAVWLGALFGTKWSSVGGMAAAVSAPIAMWAFGRLDLVPVALALALIVLWRHRANIARLMKGEEPKVGKSKSPSSAE; this is encoded by the coding sequence ATGACACCTCCCTGGCTTCTTCCCGCTTTCGTCCTGGTGCTGGGCTATCTGCTCGGTTCCGTCCCCTTCGGCCTGATCCTGACCCGCGTTACCGGCGCGGGCGACCTGCGGCAGATCGGATCGGGCAATATCGGCGCGACCAATGTGCTGCGTACCGGACGCAAGGGGCTTGCCGCCGCGACCTTGCTGCTCGACCTGCTGAAGGGTGCGGCGGCGGTGCTGATCGGCGCGGCACTGGTCGATGGCGGCGGGCCGATGGCGGGGGCGATGGCGTTTATCGGCCATTGCTATCCGGTGTGGCTGCGCTTTGCCGGGGGCAAGGGCGTTGCGACGATGATGGGGGTGGTGACGGCGCTGCACTGGCCCGCCGGCTGCATCTTCGCCGCCGTGTGGCTGGGCGCGCTGTTCGGGACGAAATGGTCGTCGGTCGGGGGCATGGCGGCGGCGGTCAGCGCGCCGATCGCGATGTGGGCCTTCGGGAGGCTCGACCTGGTACCGGTGGCGCTGGCGCTCGCCCTGATCGTGCTGTGGCGGCACCGCGCCAATATCGCCCGGCTGATGAAGGGTGAGGAACCCAAGGTCGGCAAGTCCAAGTCGCCATCTTCCGCCGAATGA
- the dprA gene encoding DNA-processing protein DprA has protein sequence MSERERFDRLRLIRSPRIGPVSYRQLLARFGTAGEALRAIPHLAERGGGRASVADAGAVEREIGATRALGARYLLMGDADYPALLDQMEGAPPALIVRGDVALAGRPCVAMVGARNASAAACRFARALAQDLGQRGAVVVSGLARGIDTEAHRGSIDSGTIGVIASGIDIVFPPENRDLQGQVAESGLLVTEHPPGVQPLARHFPARNRIIAGLALGTVVVEAAPKSGSLITARLAGEAGREVMAVPGSPIDPRAQGCNSLIREGATLVQNGADVMEAIGGFDPRMVRQGSFDFIGEPVSSDVAEQDRAAVVGLLGPAPVPVDEIIRLSGLSPAVVQTVLLELELADRLARHAGGRVAQS, from the coding sequence ATGAGCGAGCGGGAGCGGTTCGATCGGCTGCGGCTCATCCGCTCCCCCCGGATCGGTCCGGTCAGCTATCGGCAATTGCTCGCCCGGTTCGGGACGGCGGGGGAGGCGTTGCGCGCCATCCCTCATCTGGCCGAGCGCGGCGGTGGCCGGGCGAGCGTCGCCGATGCGGGTGCGGTGGAGCGGGAGATCGGCGCGACGCGGGCGCTGGGCGCGCGCTACCTGCTGATGGGCGATGCCGACTATCCCGCGTTGCTGGACCAGATGGAGGGCGCGCCGCCCGCGCTGATCGTGCGGGGCGATGTCGCTCTGGCCGGGCGGCCGTGCGTGGCGATGGTCGGCGCGCGCAATGCTTCGGCGGCGGCTTGCCGGTTCGCACGCGCCTTGGCGCAGGATCTGGGACAGCGCGGCGCGGTGGTGGTGTCGGGGCTGGCGCGCGGCATCGATACGGAGGCGCATCGCGGGTCGATCGACAGCGGGACGATCGGCGTCATCGCCAGCGGCATCGACATCGTCTTTCCGCCGGAGAACCGGGATTTGCAGGGGCAGGTGGCCGAAAGCGGCCTGCTCGTCACCGAACATCCGCCCGGCGTCCAGCCGCTGGCGCGGCATTTCCCGGCGCGCAACCGCATCATCGCTGGCCTGGCGCTGGGGACGGTGGTGGTCGAGGCCGCGCCCAAGTCCGGATCGCTCATCACCGCGCGACTGGCCGGTGAGGCAGGGCGCGAGGTGATGGCGGTGCCGGGATCGCCAATCGATCCGCGTGCGCAAGGGTGCAACAGCCTGATCCGCGAGGGCGCGACGCTGGTGCAGAATGGGGCCGACGTGATGGAGGCGATCGGCGGTTTCGATCCGCGCATGGTGCGACAGGGCAGTTTCGACTTTATCGGCGAGCCGGTGTCGAGCGACGTGGCGGAACAGGATCGGGCGGCGGTCGTCGGGCTGCTGGGGCCGGCGCCGGTGCCGGTGGACGAGATCATCCGCCTGTCGGGCCTGTCGCCGGCCGTGGTGCAGACGGTATTGCTGGAACTGGAGCTTGCCGACCGGCTGGCGCGCCATGCCGGCGGGAGGGTGGCCCAGTCGTGA
- a CDS encoding YoaK family protein, translating into MIRFDRHMRSLAITLAFLAGYVDALGFLTTSGFFVSFMSGNSTRLAVGIAGARSDAMAAGILILCFVAGVCAGAIVGAAAGRRQSAAILLLVAAMLAAAALLIRHPPLWTAGLLALAMGAENTIFEREGQAPLGLTYMTGSLVRIGLGLAGVVTGRRHPGWGGYALLWLGLVAGAVTGASLFPLLRQDAMWMGSGAALLLAFLTELARRAQQNA; encoded by the coding sequence ATGATCCGGTTCGATCGTCACATGCGCTCCCTCGCCATCACCCTTGCCTTCCTGGCAGGCTATGTCGATGCGCTCGGCTTTCTCACGACCTCGGGCTTCTTCGTTTCGTTCATGAGCGGCAATTCGACGCGGCTGGCCGTCGGCATCGCGGGTGCGCGGAGCGATGCGATGGCGGCGGGCATCCTCATTCTCTGCTTCGTCGCCGGGGTCTGCGCCGGCGCGATCGTGGGCGCCGCTGCGGGCCGACGCCAAAGCGCGGCCATATTGCTGCTGGTGGCGGCGATGCTTGCCGCGGCCGCGCTGCTGATCCGGCATCCGCCGCTCTGGACGGCCGGGTTGCTGGCCCTGGCCATGGGCGCGGAAAACACCATATTCGAGAGGGAAGGCCAGGCACCGCTGGGGCTGACCTATATGACGGGCAGTCTGGTGCGGATCGGCCTGGGGCTGGCGGGCGTCGTGACCGGCAGGCGGCATCCCGGCTGGGGCGGCTATGCGCTTTTGTGGCTCGGCCTGGTCGCGGGGGCGGTGACGGGCGCGTCGCTGTTTCCGTTACTGCGTCAGGACGCAATGTGGATGGGGAGCGGCGCTGCGCTGCTGTTGGCGTTCCTGACGGAGTTGGCGCGTCGCGCGCAGCAGAACGCTTGA
- the topA gene encoding type I DNA topoisomerase gives MQLVIVESPAKAKTIEKYLGGDFHVLASYGHIRDLPPKDGSVDPDNGFAMSWENYGDKGKQLKAIADEAKKATRLILATDPDREGEAISWHVQEVLRAKKALPQTVDRVTFNAITKAAVLDAMAKPRALDEDLIDAYRARRALDYLVGFTLSPVLWRKLPGAKSAGRVQSVALRLVVEREREIESFVPQEYWSVAAEMEQGGQGFTARLVRWKGEKIDRLTIGKEGDAMAAKADVEAGRFTVDKVETKPVSRNPPAPFTTSTLQQEAARKLGFSASHTMRIAQQLYEDGAITYMRTDGVQMDGSAISAARKAIAERYDGGYLPEKPRQYQTKAKNAQEAHEAIRPTEFSRDKVGSGDHARLYDLIFKRALASQMASARLERTVIDLVDGSGSHMLRATGQVVIFPGFLALYEEGRDDSDDDDSKLLPRMSDGDAPAKKNVTAEQHFTQPPPRFSEASLVKRLEELGIGRPSTYASTLQVLKDRDYVRIEKNRFFAEESGRLVTAFLERFFERYVSYDFTAGLEDELDEISGGRAQWQEVLEAFWKDFKPKTAEVMEQKPSDITAALDKFLEPMLFPPKADGSNPRACPLCGDGQLSLRGGRFGAFIACSNYPECKYTRKFGQPGGKDGEDTGPEILGQHPETGQDIVKKSGRFGPYIEMGEGKEAKRGSIPRDLPDGEMTLDWAVKLLSLPREVGLHPETGKPIVANIGRFGPYLLHDGKYGRLSSTAEIFEVGMNSAVVKLAEAATRGGRSSGGREPLKVLGAHPRTEAEIKLMEGRYGAYVTDGTTNATLPKTVDKDQLTLEEAAQLIDARAAAAPAKKGAKKKAAPKKAAAKKDGVAKKPAAKKAPAKKKAAAE, from the coding sequence ATGCAGCTTGTCATCGTCGAATCGCCGGCCAAGGCGAAGACCATCGAGAAATATCTGGGTGGGGATTTTCACGTCCTCGCCAGCTATGGCCATATTCGCGACCTGCCGCCCAAGGACGGGTCGGTGGACCCCGATAACGGCTTTGCCATGTCGTGGGAAAATTATGGCGACAAGGGCAAGCAGTTGAAAGCCATCGCCGACGAGGCGAAGAAGGCGACGCGATTGATCCTGGCGACTGACCCTGATCGCGAAGGGGAGGCGATCAGCTGGCATGTGCAGGAGGTGCTGCGCGCCAAGAAGGCGCTGCCCCAGACGGTCGACCGGGTGACGTTCAACGCGATCACCAAGGCGGCGGTGCTGGACGCGATGGCCAAGCCGCGCGCGCTGGACGAGGATCTGATCGACGCCTATCGGGCGCGCCGGGCGCTCGACTATCTGGTGGGCTTCACTTTGTCGCCGGTGCTGTGGCGCAAACTGCCCGGCGCCAAGTCGGCTGGGCGCGTGCAGTCGGTCGCGCTGCGCCTGGTGGTGGAGCGCGAGCGCGAGATCGAAAGCTTCGTGCCGCAGGAATATTGGTCGGTCGCGGCCGAGATGGAGCAGGGCGGGCAGGGTTTCACCGCGCGGCTCGTCCGCTGGAAGGGCGAGAAGATCGACCGCCTGACCATCGGCAAGGAAGGCGACGCCATGGCCGCGAAGGCGGACGTCGAGGCCGGGCGCTTCACCGTCGACAAGGTCGAGACCAAGCCGGTCAGCCGCAATCCGCCCGCGCCGTTTACCACCTCGACGCTGCAACAGGAGGCCGCGCGCAAGCTGGGCTTTTCCGCCAGCCACACGATGCGGATCGCGCAGCAGCTGTATGAAGACGGCGCGATCACCTATATGCGTACCGACGGTGTGCAGATGGACGGCAGTGCCATTTCCGCCGCGCGCAAGGCGATCGCGGAGCGCTATGACGGCGGCTATCTGCCCGAAAAGCCGCGCCAGTATCAGACCAAGGCCAAGAATGCGCAGGAAGCGCACGAAGCGATCCGGCCGACCGAGTTCAGCCGCGACAAGGTGGGGTCGGGCGATCATGCGCGCCTCTACGACCTGATCTTCAAGCGGGCGCTGGCGAGCCAGATGGCGTCGGCACGGCTGGAGCGGACGGTGATCGATCTGGTCGACGGATCGGGCAGCCATATGCTGCGCGCGACCGGACAGGTGGTGATCTTCCCCGGCTTTCTCGCCCTGTACGAGGAAGGTCGCGACGACAGCGACGATGATGATTCCAAGCTGCTGCCGCGCATGAGCGATGGCGATGCGCCGGCCAAGAAGAATGTCACGGCCGAACAGCATTTCACCCAGCCGCCGCCGCGCTTTTCGGAAGCGTCGCTGGTGAAGCGGCTGGAGGAACTGGGGATCGGGCGTCCGTCCACATACGCCTCGACGCTTCAGGTGCTCAAGGACCGCGACTATGTGCGGATCGAGAAGAACCGCTTTTTCGCGGAGGAAAGCGGACGGCTGGTGACGGCCTTCCTCGAACGCTTCTTCGAGCGCTATGTGTCCTACGACTTCACGGCGGGACTTGAGGACGAACTGGACGAGATTTCCGGCGGCCGCGCCCAGTGGCAGGAAGTGCTGGAAGCCTTCTGGAAGGACTTCAAGCCCAAGACCGCAGAGGTGATGGAGCAAAAGCCGAGCGACATCACCGCAGCGCTCGACAAATTCCTGGAGCCGATGCTGTTCCCGCCCAAGGCCGACGGGAGCAATCCGCGCGCCTGTCCGTTGTGCGGCGACGGGCAGCTTTCCCTGCGCGGCGGGCGGTTCGGGGCGTTCATCGCCTGCTCCAACTATCCCGAATGCAAATATACCCGCAAGTTCGGCCAGCCGGGCGGCAAGGATGGCGAGGATACGGGTCCGGAGATATTGGGCCAGCATCCCGAGACGGGGCAGGACATCGTCAAGAAGTCCGGCCGCTTTGGCCCCTATATCGAGATGGGCGAGGGCAAGGAAGCCAAGCGCGGATCGATCCCGCGCGACCTGCCCGATGGGGAGATGACCCTGGACTGGGCGGTGAAGCTGCTCAGCCTGCCGCGCGAGGTGGGGCTGCACCCGGAGACGGGGAAACCCATCGTCGCCAATATCGGGCGGTTCGGGCCTTATCTGCTGCATGACGGCAAATATGGGCGACTGTCGAGCACGGCCGAGATTTTCGAGGTCGGGATGAACAGCGCGGTGGTGAAGCTGGCCGAGGCGGCGACGCGGGGCGGCCGTTCGTCGGGCGGGCGCGAGCCGCTCAAGGTGCTGGGCGCGCATCCGCGCACCGAGGCCGAGATCAAGCTGATGGAGGGCCGCTATGGCGCCTATGTCACCGACGGCACGACCAATGCGACGCTGCCCAAGACGGTCGACAAGGACCAGTTGACGCTGGAGGAAGCCGCCCAACTGATCGACGCCCGCGCGGCGGCGGCCCCGGCGAAGAAGGGCGCGAAGAAAAAGGCCGCGCCCAAGAAGGCGGCGGCCAAGAAGGATGGGGTGGCGAAGAAGCCCGCCGCGAAGAAGGCGCCCGCGAAGAAGAAGGCGGCGGCGGAGTAG
- the era gene encoding GTPase Era codes for MTEHLETQRCGVVAIVGAPNAGKSTLVNALVGQKVAITSPKAQTTRTRVMGVAIEGDAQLVLVDTPGIFAPKRRLDRAMVQAAWGGAQGADLIALIVDGKAGLGPKMEPIVEALVHRPERKWLILNKVDIAIKEKLLVHTQKLYERIGFEETFFISAQTGDGLAELKTAFASAMPQGPWHFPEDQVSDATDRMLAAEITREQLYHQLHAELPYAAAVDTEQYKERDDGSVEIHQQILVARPTQRAIVLGKGGQRLKEIGSKARAELAQLLGVKVHLYLHVKVKEDWEDDRFIYRDIGLDWVE; via the coding sequence TTGACAGAACATCTCGAAACCCAGCGCTGCGGCGTCGTCGCCATCGTGGGCGCCCCCAATGCGGGCAAATCGACGCTGGTGAACGCGCTGGTGGGGCAGAAGGTGGCGATCACCAGTCCCAAGGCGCAGACCACCCGCACCCGCGTCATGGGCGTCGCGATCGAAGGCGACGCACAGCTGGTGCTGGTCGACACCCCCGGCATCTTCGCGCCCAAGCGCAGGCTAGACCGTGCCATGGTGCAGGCCGCCTGGGGCGGCGCGCAGGGCGCCGACCTCATCGCCCTCATCGTCGACGGCAAGGCGGGCCTCGGCCCCAAGATGGAGCCGATCGTCGAGGCGCTGGTCCATCGCCCCGAACGCAAATGGCTGATCCTCAACAAGGTCGACATCGCCATCAAGGAAAAGCTGCTGGTCCACACCCAGAAGCTCTACGAGCGGATCGGCTTCGAGGAGACCTTCTTCATCTCCGCCCAGACCGGCGATGGCCTTGCCGAACTGAAGACCGCCTTCGCCAGCGCCATGCCGCAAGGACCATGGCACTTCCCCGAGGACCAGGTGTCCGACGCCACCGACCGGATGCTGGCGGCCGAAATCACCCGCGAGCAGCTGTATCACCAGCTGCACGCCGAACTACCCTACGCCGCCGCGGTCGATACCGAACAATATAAGGAACGCGACGACGGATCGGTCGAAATCCACCAGCAGATCCTGGTCGCCCGCCCGACCCAGCGCGCCATCGTTCTGGGCAAGGGCGGCCAGCGCCTCAAGGAAATCGGGTCGAAAGCACGGGCGGAGCTTGCCCAGCTTCTCGGCGTCAAGGTCCACCTCTACCTCCACGTCAAGGTGAAGGAAGACTGGGAAGACGACCGCTTCATCTACCGCGACATCGGCCTGGACTGGGTGGAGTAG
- a CDS encoding GIY-YIG nuclease family protein, translated as MPFRTYMLHCADRSFYVGHTDHLETRIAQHESGEIPGYTQTRRPVKLVWSQSFGTRMEVLEAERRMKGWSRAKKLALIREDWTLISSLARSTKEK; from the coding sequence ATGCCCTTCCGGACCTACATGCTCCATTGCGCGGACCGCAGTTTCTACGTCGGGCATACCGACCATCTCGAAACCCGCATCGCCCAGCATGAGAGCGGCGAAATCCCTGGCTACACCCAAACGCGCCGGCCGGTAAAACTGGTCTGGTCGCAATCGTTCGGCACGCGTATGGAGGTGCTTGAGGCCGAACGGCGGATGAAGGGCTGGAGCCGGGCCAAAAAGCTGGCTCTGATCCGTGAGGATTGGACGTTGATCTCCAGCTTGGCGCGATCGACCAAAGAAAAGTAA
- the rnc gene encoding ribonuclease III, whose protein sequence is MSKPDTDGWLKELIGRAPKNRAAFEQALTHGSAKALNYERLEFLGDRILGLLIGEWVYERFTAEPEGKLSRRYNALVSGETCAEIARAAGVPKHLILGKQARDDGAADSDNVLGDVMEALIGALYLEGGLEEARALVRRLWGDRVDTQTSAPRHPKSYLQEWAAANKRKPPEYVLTDRSGPQHALRFTVTVSIKGAGEASATGASKQEAETAAAKALLEKLAG, encoded by the coding sequence TTGAGCAAGCCGGACACTGACGGCTGGCTCAAGGAACTGATCGGCCGCGCCCCGAAGAATCGGGCCGCGTTCGAACAGGCGCTGACCCATGGCAGCGCCAAGGCGCTCAACTATGAGCGGCTGGAATTCCTGGGCGACCGCATCCTTGGCCTGCTGATCGGCGAATGGGTGTATGAACGTTTCACCGCCGAGCCGGAAGGCAAGCTCTCCCGGCGCTACAATGCCCTGGTGTCCGGCGAAACCTGCGCGGAGATCGCCCGCGCCGCCGGCGTGCCCAAACATCTGATCCTGGGCAAGCAGGCGCGCGACGATGGCGCGGCGGACAGCGACAATGTGCTGGGCGACGTGATGGAGGCGCTGATCGGCGCGCTCTATCTGGAAGGCGGCCTGGAGGAAGCCCGCGCGCTCGTCCGCCGCCTCTGGGGCGACCGCGTCGACACCCAGACCAGCGCGCCCCGCCACCCCAAATCCTATCTCCAGGAATGGGCCGCCGCCAACAAGCGCAAGCCCCCCGAATATGTCCTGACCGACCGTTCCGGCCCGCAACACGCCCTGCGCTTCACCGTGACCGTCTCGATCAAGGGCGCAGGCGAGGCCAGCGCGACCGGCGCGTCCAAACAGGAAGCCGAAACGGCGGCGGCGAAAGCGCTGCTGGAAAAGCTGGCGGGTTGA